GTGAGATGTAAAGCAATTTCAGAAAGACAACCATAACCTTGAACATAATGCCGCCAAAAATaataatgtacacaggtaaatgaaaatgatttaaaaatgaaatCTTATCTACACATTACAGTCTGCAACATTTGAAGAAAACTGAAAAAACGAGTTCCTCAAATTATGCATCTAAATATTATGTCAGACATTTACAATGAACACAGATTAGAACTTTGATTCTAGAAAGTTCCTGTTGATAAGTCAGTTTTGATTGTACTTTACAAATTGTTACCAATACACAGTAAAAAGAATAGATGTCccaacagaatttaaaaaaaaatatatttttgtataatgtATCATTGATTATATTTGTGTTTGTCAACAAGTCTTAACTTCATGTCATGAAAttgattattatttgtttatagcCACATTTATTGGTTCAAGTGGTGATGGTCTAAATGAAGAGGATCTTTCTGAAACTGCAGGTAGATTTATCGACCTAGAAATTTAGTTAGTTGCTTCTATCACAGAACTCTGTACAGGAAATATTATCTGAATTGAACTCtcaatttatgttttaatttaatttaaagaataaaaaaagagtGAGCATCTGATTGAAAAATTGTCATCAAAACTGCTTATAAGATAATAACATACGCAAAATTGGGTGTTTTTTCTCTAAATCTTGGACTGGATAAAATAGGTGATTCGTTTTGTAATACATTCATTTTTGCAGGTATGTCAGTGAGAATGAAACAGCaacaaaagacatttaaaaagGAATATCAAAAGGCTTTACTTAGTACGCATATACATTTTATAGAAAGTTGTTTTCTAAGCTTATTTTTAACACCACAATGACCTATTACATGTAATTTATGATGTTATACTTCTTAGATAAAGTTTATCCACTGCCTGAAGACTGGCCAAAGATACCTCAAATATTCCGACGTAAGAGTTGTGAACTAACAAAAGCCACCTCACCATGTGTAAAGAAGGCAGTTTCTCATCTAGAACTTATACAAAACATAATAGAAGAGTGGTTCAGAGAAAGAGATGAGGAACAGAAGAGTAGACCCTGTTCTGTAAGACCAGGTAATGTATGTTTTAACCCTTTCCTCAATGGAATTTTTAtttgcatacttgattcgcataggatttttcaataaagtgctgaaaatatgctttaaagtattaatgcattgcgaaaaacaaatatttcatcaaatgaaTTAAAGTCAGATATTTTTATGAATGCTCTTCATATGGGATACTGAGGTAATACACAGGCGTCTTTATGGAGTAAAGgagtggcgtcaaaaggcgtcattatggaggaaatgGTTAAGGACTATACAGTTTATCCTATGAGATTTTTGGAGGCATTGGTCATGTCAAATGAACTGATATCTAACACACGATTTCTgaattgttaaaatttgaaaaagcaTTTTTACCTGCTAGACTAATTGCAAAATAAAGATTCCACTTTTTccttgtttaatatttattaactGTTTAATTGTTAAATTCTAAGATTCTGACCAAATTAATAAGTTTTGCAATGTTTTCTGGAAATATTCTGGCACTTAAATAGTTGACAGAACCAGTTAAGTTTGTGTTAATTGTTTCTGACATGTTTTCATTCATCCCCTTCCTTTACAACATCAGTAAACTGTATAATTATGGaaactattgatattttttcacagTTGCAAGTaaaaaacagttgagattttctGCTGCTAGTGGACATCATAATGTCATCAAAACAACAGGAAGTGCTAAAGGGAGACAAAGTGCAGCATCAGGTCGGACAACGATATCACTTTCATCAGCCAATCAACTTTCAGTCACAGGAATTGGAGCAATTCAAGGTAAAGTATGcaataattgataaaaacattAAATCTAAATAGAATGAAATCTACAGTTTTTGTCTTGACATTTCAGTGTATgctctttttgtttgtttttttggtcATCACAGAAAGCATGAAAATTTACATTCCTCATTAGAAGTGATCTATATCAAGATAACAGTGGCATGCAAGttttatattacaaatatatactctgaattcattattattcattggatattaatatttaaatgattCCTGGAAACTGATGGCCGAcaattttaaatgttcaacgagTTAAAAATTCTTGATCAGATTGAatgcagactttgacaaaaccatgaaatccaaTGCCCAGAAAAAACTTGTTTTCCTCAATCTGTTAAAAATTGTTCCCATGAAAATAAAAGAAACCccagtatttatatatatatgtgtgtattttCAGAAGAAGATAGTGCCTTATTACCATATTTAGGAGCTGAAGATGTGTTGGATGAAGTTGTCACCCTACTTGCCAGATTAGAAAATGACAGAATAGACATTTTAAAAGCacttgaaaatgaaaaacaaaaagttGTTAGACTGAATGACAAGATAGACCATCTATGTTTAGTCAGGATGAGGGAATTACCAATAGCTGTACAAAGAGGTAGACTTTTCTTCCTTATAACAAAGATATTCAGATTTACAaggttttttatttaaaaagtcaTCAAAGACAGCACTGTTTAAGTGTTCAACTTCTTATTTAAGGAGGAATAAGTTTAATTAGCAATAATATTAGTATACACTAATTTTGGAGAAGAGGATGATTTGATGTATATtgcaaatatttatgaatttaaaaaaagatgttttccTGATTTTATTGTTTATGACAATCAAAAATGTTAAACTGATAACAGTTACTGTTGTTAATTTATGTCTGTTGATTTTAGATTAGTCACTATTATTGCGTGCCTGGTATAGACTAGGAAAGAAACAATTCTgaatctcaatttttttttaaatgtccatgATTTAGAATATTTACACTTCATTTTTCAaacctttaataaaataaaaataggtaTTCATTAGTAATATAGGGAAGTACAGAAGCAACATATAGAACCTGATATACTACTAGAAGGAGTTATAGATATACATCAATGCAACAGAAAATTAATGACACAAAAGAAAACTATCTTGATGTCAgttcatgtttcatgtttttcAGTTATggtcaaatatttacaattttatcaCAGTATGCATTTGCATGTATTATTTCAGAACATAAAGTAAACATTAACACTAAATGACAAACTTTAAGAATTTTAATGTATAATTATTTCAGAACATGAAGCATGTATCATGGATTTGAATGAACTTACATGGCATGTTTCCTACAGTAGTAGAACAGAGAAAAGAATTCACCAGAGAACTCATACTGCTGAAGTTAATAACCAAAGATTAAAAGAAGAAATCACTTTTGTGCAGAGACACATGTaagtacatacatgtaaaataatgCATAGGTAGTACTCTTTCCATGAATATGATTTTTCTGTTACCTACTAAAGTGACCCAGGAATATTTATGATAATAAAACTCAtatcaatatttatgtaaaattaaCTGTATTTGTATAATGGAAAAAtaggttttgataaataaaaccaaaaattggAACATTTTAGCAGTAAGTCGATTGACTGTGTTAATATGAGGGTAGTattgggggtaccttcatgacgttTAAAGTTAataattcttgccaaatgacattAACAGTCATTTTtagtgcatgacgataaaatgtatactttcttttagatgataaaaaaatcagctgaatttgatAAATCATGCtatttttttcctaaaataattgtaacgataattatttgagacatctgacgaatcatgataaggatattttgactattcacggtaaaaaaaaatttttaatggTAGCCGAAAAAGACTGTTTGACGCCTGAAGGTAAAGGGCATTAGCACCCTCTAATATGTACCTCTTTCATTTTTTGTCTGAACAACTTGCATCATGACTATAAAAGAGCAGAAAAATTATGCATTTGGTTATAGTTGAAACATTGTATATTTGTAAACTCTAGATATTATATAACTAGTGGACACATATATCATAAACTCTCCTGTTATAATACAGCATGCAAAAACTGGGTCAGTTGGACATGATTGTCTCTGGTTAAGGCaaaattgaattgtttattagaatgtgttaaaaaatataatgtgaTTTAAATTGATGTATCTATACTAAGATCTTTAAAGCAACTACTAGCCAATGTGTGTACAATTCAAAATCTAAGCTATGAAAAGTCATAGAGCATTGTTATTTTAACATTGACACATGTCTGTTATAACAAAGGTCCATACATTTGTAACTAGAATTTTGAACTTGAATACttaagaattttatttatttacagaccTCTAGTAAAAGAGAAATTACAGTTAGAGATACAGGCAATGGAAAGTATCAAGAATGCACAGTCAAAGGTAAGTTAGCAAATCCTTCTTTAGTCTGTTTGAAGAAGTTCCAAAAGTAATAGGATACCTAACACTGTGTTTAATTTCTGATTTATGTGTCTCGGATAAGAAAACTTTACAAAGAAGTTGTTATCAAGTCCGCTTTGTAAATTATGATATTATACTGTGGTAAAAggcttaaaattattttaatcattgtttttttttttttatcttttagacTTATGTTGAATTAGATAATACTCAGAAGAGAAAGAATAAAACAGAAGCGAAGTCCAATGATGCTGTAGAAAAAGCTACAACAGAAAGAAATCATATAAAACGTGAACTTGATGTAGTTAAAGATTCATTggataaaataaagtatgtacAACTGTATAATCTTATTCTATATATTATTAGCAAGGAATATTCAATCATAAAGCtgattatttgtttgtttttgagcCTTCAAGTAGGACTTTACACTTTGGCCATGTTCCTTTATTCCTCACAAAGTTCAACATTAAgcagtaaatttttttttaatgacagattTTAGTTCATCTTTGATAGTTATTTtccaataatttgttttttttgtccaaCCATATATGTGCTATTTTCCCCTTCTTCTCAAGAAAGAATTCACTAGGCATCTTCTTGCAtagtaatatatatttaatagtgataataaaaaaaaaaggattagaACAATTTATTCtatgataattttgttttatataaccTGTATTTCACACTCTgtatcaatattttttcaaagCCATTGCTACATTGGTGaagtgaactttcatcaaaataaaaaaaatataaccttgAAGAAGAGAAAGGTTACAGAAATATGGCATGAAGACATTATACAATTATGGCCTgtgaaaaggtgaatatccaaaattgtcaacaagAGACGGTTATTTCAATGAGAGCACAGCCcaaagtgaaataacttttaagggttgacaattttggatattcatcgattctaaggggccataattgttttattatatcaaaCTAACAGTGGAAAGGCCTTTCCAACACTTTCAATATTCTTTAAACTTTACATGACAAAGATAAGCCgacgtttgaaaatacatttgtgttctagaatttcttgaatgtacaacaaaggtagaatctttttgtaaaatatattgatggccctgaaaaggactgTTACTTTATAAGAGATATCATCGTCTGCTGGAACTCTATTCATGTCCAATGCCTTATTTTCTCGTCTCTCGGTGGGCCTCCAGTGTTACGTGATTGCTGCCATTTTGTTCATTTACGTCTgcgacgtcattttcatgggagataactcaagtacaaatcaacaaactcaaaaggttattAGCCGGTGAACAATAGGGTAATTCACAGCTGGTGGAAATTTTTAGGGGTTATTcatccttccttgcaattgaatgaaaaactactgaattattccatgtcacataataacgtttcacccaatagaattgtttaatatatgtaaggtataataatataaGATATATCACTTTGATAATCTGACAAGTGTTAATTCTTTTGGAGGCTATCAGACTTTTAGTGAGACACAAAGACAATAAGGTTTTGCTCCCTATACAAACAAGGGAGATAAATATTATGAACAGCAATTTACTCAAAGACCTTTATTTCAGTGATGATTATGCTCAGTCAAGATTGACATTTGATACATACACCAAACAGATCAATGATATCAAAGCCAAACTTATCGCAAATGATATGGAAATTAAAGTCCTTcatgtcaaaaatgaaaatgctaaaGTTGCTGAGGAAATGAAGGCCAAACAGGTAAGGAAGATAATGGAaacatttctgtgtttttttaatgtgttactttttaatttgataaacaaaaatgtttacatGATCTTatttacaataacaaaataatattggtttttttaaatggttAACATCAACATTgtcatagtacatgtatattgatactGGTTTTTTTCAGGGAAAACtttttctgtttaaattatcCTTGTTAAAATTAATAACCTTTTGTTTCCTGGAATAATATAAATGCTTTTtagattttggaattttggtccaaTCATCTTAAAAGAAAACAGGTGTAATTTGacatatttatatgtaaattttgtaaaacaagtagagttgaaattatttttaatcctCAAGCCCTATCAATGGCATAGATCAATAAATCCATTTTGATTTGGTCTAATTTGAATTTTCTTGTATAATGTTATGGTCTTTTTGCAAAGATCAATTCTGTTTTATATGTGTAATAAAGGTAAAAAGTAAGCATGATTTATGATTTACAGGTTAGGGAGATACAAACACAGATCACAGAAGCTGAATTTGAACATGATCGACTTGATAATGAAAATTTACAGTTGCAGAGTGAACTGGACACTAGAGTAAGTAGTCCTTTAGCTCGTATTGGTAAAGATGTGAACTGGACACTAGAGTAAGTAGTCCTATAGCTCTTATTGGTAAAGATGTGAACTGGACACTAGAGTAAGTAGTCCTAAAGCTCTTATTGGTAAAGATGTGAACTGGACACTAGAGTAAGTAGTCCTATAGCTCTTATTGGTAAAGATGTGAACTGGACACTAGAGTAAGTAGTCCTAAAGCTCTTATTGGTAAAGATGTGAACTGGACACTAGAGTAAGTAGTCCTATAGCTCTTATTGGTAAAGATGTGAACTGGACACTAGAGTAAGTAGTACTATAGCTCTTATTGGTAAAGATGTGAACTGGACAGTAGAGTAAGTAGTCCTATAGCTCTTATTGGTAAAGATGTGAACTGGACACTAGAGTAAGTAGTCCTATAGCTGTTATTGGTAAAGATGTGAACTGGACACTAGAGTAAGTAGTCCTATAGCTCTTATTGGTAAAGATGTGAACTGGACACTAGAGTAAGTAGTTCTATAGCTCTTATTGGTAAAGATGTGAACTGGACACTAGAGTAAGTAGTCCTATAGCTCTTATTGGTAAAGATGAGTTAATAAAGTAAGTAGTTCTATAGCTTTTATTGTTAAAGATGAACTGGACACTAGAGTAAGTAGTCCTATAGCTCTTATTGGCAAAGATGAAATAATAAAGTAAGTAGTCCTATAGCTCTTATTGGTAAAGATGAGTTAATAAAGTAAGTAGTCCTATAGCTGTTATTGGTAAAGATGTGAAATGGACAGTAGAGTAAGTAGTCCTATAGCTCTTATTGGTAAAGATGAACTGGACACTAGAGTAAGTAGTTGTAGCTCTTATTGGTAAAGATGAGTTAATAAAGTAAGTTTATTTTCCTATAACTATTTATATGTAAGGGAAATCTGTAACACGGTACACCTGCCAACTTTTCTAAATCTCCATGGGGGATTTTAAGAGCAAAAGAACATAATGGTCTACTTGTATTGTCATAAGTGTTAATAATCTACTACTTTATTATTTAGATGAGTATGTATGTGCCTCAATACCCTTTTAACCCATTTGAatgtctgtttttttatttttagtttatattATAAAGGATTTCAAAATTCAGGTCAACACCTCTAATGGGGGATAACCCACATAAATCTGGAAAGTTGGCAGGCCTGCTAAAAATATACAATCATCCAACACTTGTACTATTCTAGAAATAAAGTTACGCAaaacatttttagaatttttcttTTTCGCTGATattgtagaaaaataaaatgaacaaaagaatATCCGAGTTAGAAAGAGGAGCCAATGTCAGAGATGCTAGGCTAAGAAACATCACATTAAAGAATAAAGAGGCTGAAATGGAAGTCCAGGACTATATGGATAAAATCAGTGACTGGTAGGCTTAAGCTAagatttctcatttttttcttcagaattgAAGAATGATTTTTAATAAACAAGAATGCATATCTATCAGTCAGTGTGGTATAGAAATATTTCTGAAAATTTGCAAAGTCCAGCAATTGGTTATAACAATATAACAATGTTTTTGTTGGTTATTGAaatcaatgatttaaattttttgtaaTACAGTGAAATTATTCGACAGAAAtataataatttgtaaaattatgcAAACAAAGGCTAGAAGTGTAAGTAAATGTGTGAATGACATAAGATTTATTTAGATTCTTTAGGGTTCTGTACCataataaaatgatgaaaattaaaaaataaaaaaaaaatgtattaatattcTGTAGAAAATACTATATGTAAATATACAGTTTCAAATATGTTATAGAAATTACAAGTTAACTAAATTCATGAACTTTCTACTTACATCCTCGTCTTTTTGTGGTCTAGGGGTCAATTATGGTACAGCTTCCTTACTAGTATAACTTCAACAGAAAGAATAGTTGACTTCTATAATATGTGCACACATCTTCCAAAATAAAAGAAGCCAAAGTTCATTTATGAGGTGTGTTTGTTCTTAGAAatagaattatattttttatttttcaataaacaaaataCCATTAGACATTCACAAGACAGGAGCTTTCAGATATCAGTAACACTATCCATATTTGATCTTGAATGTTGCTTTTGACCTCAAAATTTGGTATCATCTTGTTGATAATCTGTTGAGAGCAACACTCTCACCAAAATGGATTGTGGCCTCAATATGTTCAATAAAACCATGCTGTGTAAGGCTTCTCATATTAAGATAAGACCAACACTATATGTAAACCAACCAGCTTTCTTATTtataaggtcaaggtcacagtgatGTAAAGAAAATAGCAGTAGATGACCATTTCATTTTTAgcattatcatttatatttttagatatctttttgaaaaatgttgatgTGGTTACAACTGTTTTTCTTACACTTTTCAAGAGAATTAAAATGctgtagaattatttttttctcagaaGTTATTTAGTATGGAcgatttttttgtgattttgttgcatccttagtttagtttaaacagtattttattcaaataaattgaattggattgggcaacaggcatagcctatgtacatgatgtaagccctctccacaaaacaaggtacaatatattacattcaaacaaagcaaCACATACACAAGCATAATGACAAAACAGAAttattctttttcaaaaatacctcttAGCTGACTGGAGTGATGTTTCAAATAGTTAActcacaaaaataagaaaaaataaattatgaaaaaagtttTGATATTCTAGGTGATAAGCTCCAGCATTGATTTAGAGGTCTCACATTAAATTAAATGGTCTCCAGTCAgctatttaaaataacaaatttaataactcatttttaaaacaacatgtttgATATCATGTACTTATTTTTACTAAGTTACTAAGTTTTTTTGCATCCTTGACtttgttggaaaaaaaataataactgttgtAGAACATATTATATGCAGCAATTTGCTTTAGGCTATCTTCCTCAAGAGTCATAATTATGTTGAATAAGCATTAAGTCATGATTTGGGAAATTTTGAAGGTTGGTAAAAGGTAGAGTTTATCCTATTTCAATGATTATTCTTGTGCATTGCTTTGTTACACATGTATTTGATTTCATTTGCTCATTTCCCaagaaataatgaaaatataagtGAAAATTGCGTTAGGAGAAAAAAAATGGAGTTTCAAATAAAGaccttttaaacaaaatttaataaaccTGAACTTTTCATTACCACCTATTTTTTAATGACAGCCAAAGACAAAAGGTGGCTGATGAGAAGAACATCTCTCGTATCCACAAAGAAAAGGCAAGATTACAACAGCAAATGGCTGTTACAGAGGATGAATTTAGCAAGATATCAGCCATTAACTCGGCTGTCAGGGAACAGTTGTTAGGGGAACAGGATAAAGCATTTAAAATGGAGGAATCACTGAAGGTATACAAATCTTATTATTTATCTGTCTATAAAAATGTTCCTGTGGACAAGACTGTtgttaaaattgtaatttttttgtgCTGTATTAGTTTGTTGtgaaatctttttatatatatgcatgATAACTTTTTATTAAAGTTCTAAATCGGTTTTCAACATAAACATGTTACTTTAGTTTTCGTAATAAGCTCTGACAGTTTCTCTATAGAattctattatttgtttttatcatatatgatatctttttaaataaaaaaaatatataaaatgataagAGACAATAAGTATCTTGTATGGTCCAATATATGATGCTTTAGATAGATGAATACATCttaatttatagatttttttcatcTTATCCCAATTACAAAGTCAATTTCCCAACATTACAATAAGTGGAGAAGTATTGATTGACTGGATGAATCTGTCAACTAAAAAAACAATGCTATATAGTGTCGCATATAAATTATGAATTAATTGCTTTTTCATAGTTACAAGCATTATAGCCGATCAGCATACCAAATTTAAGGTCAAAGTAGATGATTTTGTTGTACCTTTACACCATTTCTTGACCAGtatattaaataattaattgtATCATATGATACACTTATCAGggtttttttaaactagatattcCCCTTGCTGTCTACAAGGACATGAGTCAAAGCACACAAATGCATGGCAAATAGCCTCTGAAGATGTTGTTATTTAGAGAATGTGAACTAAGAAAATTACCATTAACTATAacttatattttaataacttCAGCCTTTTACCAATATATTACAAATACACATTTTTCAAAACTAATGAAAATGGCAAAATAACTGTCATGctgaaaaatatgaataaaagaaaggtcacatgaattataCATTATTTATATTACTCATCACTGTTTTGGTAGAAATATATCTTCATCACCATGATATACCTTCTACTATATAATTAGTTAGTTGAAAGTtcacttatatatatttattatatgctTTTTCCTTTTTTACTGTAATGATTCCATTTTATCAGGGTTTTTTGCAATGTTCTATGAAATCAATTTCAAGTTGTTATTATTTACAGGAACCTACAAGGTTTCCTTGCCGGACAATGCAAAAATATCAGTCTGCAGTATCGTTTGATATTACATTACATGCTAAAAAGATGATTtttccagattttttttcttacagCAGTTGAAGGCTATTTACAACATTTTTagaattaaatgtttaaaaggGATTATTACTATTCAATGCGTTAGATTAATTCCATGATATTAAATGACTTCTATATTCCCTGTAGAAATAATTCTAGAATGGCCAAACATCACAAAGGcacatattttaatttaatattttaatacctATATATAACAGCATAGAAGGGTATGTATGGCCACATCTGCTTCAAATATAGCCTTTCAAATTTTAACACTCTTTATTTCAGTACCTTTTTAAAAAAtacacatatttttaaatttattttttagaaatgatgaatataatttataaatagaaGTGAAATAATTTAGACTTTATATCCACTgcttttatttgttatgtattaTGTTTAAAGTTAGACATCTTAGAAACTACAGATATATTAGATACATTCATTTTTACCATAGAAGTGTAAAGTTTGAGTTAAatacttattttcatttatttatgcaTGATCATATCTGCTTTTAGTCTTAAAATAAAATGAGGTTTGTTTGTCATTTCTTGACCAACAATAGTTGTAATAATAGTCTTAACTCAACATTTATATTTGCTCTCTGAGTTTTGTATGGAGGAAAGAAAGATTTTTCCAAATGATGATTGTGATATTTCTCTAAATATACAGCTCTTTTTTTCTTTACGCCTTTCTGTATTGCAAATCTACAATACCATCTGAAGAATGTTGCTGACATCTTATACTCATCTGcatctttatcatataaaatATCTGATAGATAAATAGCGCCTGTATTCTTAAAGCTTTTGATATCTATCTTCAtaatataaaatatctgataattaGAAAGGAATTGTAACCTCTAAGCTTCAAATAACacaacaaaaattatcaaataatataACTATTTCTTTTTCTGTTAAAGTTCTACTTTTTTAATTAAGACTAAGTTGAA
This sequence is a window from Mytilus edulis chromosome 1, xbMytEdul2.2, whole genome shotgun sequence. Protein-coding genes within it:
- the LOC139511062 gene encoding coiled-coil domain-containing protein 178-like isoform X4; its protein translation is MSLTKVVKVEEVEKRPDSYSLGERFSSQEKFNNAVQDIEATFIGSSGDGLNEEDLSETADKVYPLPEDWPKIPQIFRRKSCELTKATSPCVKKAVSHLELIQNIIEEWFRERDEEQKSRPCSVRPVASKKQLRFSAASGHHNVIKTTGSAKGRQSAASGRTTISLSSANQLSVTGIGAIQEEDSALLPYLGAEDVLDEVVTLLARLENDRIDILKALENEKQKVVRLNDKIDHLCLVRMRELPIAVQREHEACIMDLNELTWHVSYSSRTEKRIHQRTHTAEVNNQRLKEEITFVQRHIPLVKEKLQLEIQAMESIKNAQSKTYVELDNTQKRKNKTEAKSNDAVEKATTERNHIKRELDVVKDSLDKINDDYAQSRLTFDTYTKQINDIKAKLIANDMEIKVLHVKNENAKVAEEMKAKQVREIQTQITEAEFEHDRLDNENLQLQSELDTRKNKMNKRISELERGANVRDARLRNITLKNKEAEMEVQDYMDKISDCQRQKVADEKNISRIHKEKARLQQQMAVTEDEFSKISAINSAVREQLLGEQDKAFKMEESLKATAETLRRQVKDEMHTKSVLVARINSDSTDLVKYKKDTTQKRDKAQKVANEVQTAVTTVLTKVEKLRSTKREKTETKEKIRQQMVETEKQKEESRNKFMEQINNLEPHHTHLKDDVTKLEKRLDYMEWKTEQMNKQIHDMDREEVTFKKLVSNAEKAIVDLEERRKELDLQMESLKKIEDDLKKSYEEVLGRIRDNEASHRKMIEQRKKFLEESEVQKSHKLEINKELASKYRQLQNEHMIVKDKMMNNFDDRVKIEAQIKDTTQLQALQRRMHVAMLAYLKYRGLYNRSELDRMETETDQNSEQVQHLQVKMDDAIKQITEFLQTQVQGGAAAKRVAWGSVGKTSRGVGLSQPPSRQPTVVEA
- the LOC139511062 gene encoding coiled-coil domain-containing protein 178-like isoform X1, with product MSLTKVVKVEEVEKRPDSYSLGERFSSQEKFNNAVQDIEATFIGSSGDGLNEEDLSETADKVYPLPEDWPKIPQIFRRKSCELTKATSPCVKKAVSHLELIQNIIEEWFRERDEEQKSRPCSVRPVASKKQLRFSAASGHHNVIKTTGSAKGRQSAASGRTTISLSSANQLSVTGIGAIQEEDSALLPYLGAEDVLDEVVTLLARLENDRIDILKALENEKQKVVRLNDKIDHLCLVRMRELPIAVQREHEACIMDLNELTWHVSYSSRTEKRIHQRTHTAEVNNQRLKEEITFVQRHIPLVKEKLQLEIQAMESIKNAQSKTYVELDNTQKRKNKTEAKSNDAVEKATTERNHIKRELDVVKDSLDKINDDYAQSRLTFDTYTKQINDIKAKLIANDMEIKVLHVKNENAKVAEEMKAKQVREIQTQITEAEFEHDRLDNENLQLQSELDTRKNKMNKRISELERGANVRDARLRNITLKNKEAEMEVQDYMDKISDCQRQKVADEKNISRIHKEKARLQQQMAVTEDEFSKISAINSAVREQLLGEQDKAFKMEESLKATAETLRRQVKDEMHTKSVLVARINSDSTDLVKYKKDTTQKRDKFRRRKVLEEIASSSGESEEEEDDEDEEQKKIEAMNKEAAKAQKVANEVQTAVTTVLTKVEKLRSTKREKTETKEKIRQQMVETEKQKEESRNKFMEQINNLEPHHTHLKPIFTDDVTKLEKRLDYMEWKTEQMNKQIHDMDREEVTFKKLVSNAEKAIVDLEERRKELDLQMESLKKIEDDLKKSYEEVLGRIRDNEASHRKMIEQRKKFLEESEVQKSHKLEINKELASKYRQLQNEHMIVKDKMMNNFDDRVKIEAQIKDTTQLQALQRRMHVAMLAYLKYRGLYNRSELDRMETETDQNSEQVQHLQVKMDDAIKQITEFLQTQVQGGAAAKRVAWGSVGKTSRGVGLSQPPSRQPTVVEA
- the LOC139511062 gene encoding coiled-coil domain-containing protein 178-like isoform X2, coding for MSLTKVVKVEEVEKRPDSYSLGERFSSQEKFNNAVQDIEATFIGSSGDGLNEEDLSETADKVYPLPEDWPKIPQIFRRKSCELTKATSPCVKKAVSHLELIQNIIEEWFRERDEEQKSRPCSVRPVASKKQLRFSAASGHHNVIKTTGSAKGRQSAASGRTTISLSSANQLSVTGIGAIQEEDSALLPYLGAEDVLDEVVTLLARLENDRIDILKALENEKQKVVRLNDKIDHLCLVRMRELPIAVQREHEACIMDLNELTWHVSYSSRTEKRIHQRTHTAEVNNQRLKEEITFVQRHIPLVKEKLQLEIQAMESIKNAQSKTYVELDNTQKRKNKTEAKSNDAVEKATTERNHIKRELDVVKDSLDKINDDYAQSRLTFDTYTKQINDIKAKLIANDMEIKVLHVKNENAKVAEEMKAKQVREIQTQITEAEFEHDRLDNENLQLQSELDTRKNKMNKRISELERGANVRDARLRNITLKNKEAEMEVQDYMDKISDCQRQKVADEKNISRIHKEKARLQQQMAVTEDEFSKISAINSAVREQLLGEQDKAFKMEESLKATAETLRRQVKDEMHTKSVLVARINSDSTDLVKYKKDTTQKRDKFRRRKVLEEIASSSGESEEEEDDEDEEQKKIEAMNKEAAKAQKVANEVQTAVTTVLTKVEKLRSTKREKTETKEKIRQQMVETEKQKEESRNKFMEQINNLEPHHTHLKDDVTKLEKRLDYMEWKTEQMNKQIHDMDREEVTFKKLVSNAEKAIVDLEERRKELDLQMESLKKIEDDLKKSYEEVLGRIRDNEASHRKMIEQRKKFLEESEVQKSHKLEINKELASKYRQLQNEHMIVKDKMMNNFDDRVKIEAQIKDTTQLQALQRRMHVAMLAYLKYRGLYNRSELDRMETETDQNSEQVQHLQVKMDDAIKQITEFLQTQVQGGAAAKRVAWGSVGKTSRGVGLSQPPSRQPTVVEA